In one Solanum lycopersicum chromosome 11, SLM_r2.1 genomic region, the following are encoded:
- the LOC101261291 gene encoding uncharacterized protein → MGSYQLIREKKDARLRWDPQQLQLGDIIVEGEGKNLSPRIEVITSDATSNLEKSPISPLSTLPKSIGDHGGPHSHRSKTGGGSGRLLSLDIFRGITVALMIFVEYAGGIYPAINHSPWDGITLADFVMPFFLFIVGVSLALGYKNIPCRLTATGKAIHRALKLLILGLFLQGGYFHGIKNLTYGVDVERIRWMGILQRIAISFLLAAMCEIWLKGDNKVNSGQSLLKRYHQQWAMAIMVTALYLSLFYGLYVSDWEYQMPMDISSSEAKIFTVKCGLRGDSGPACNAVGMIDRKILGIQHLYARAIYGRSKECSVNSPNYGPLPVDAPSWCQAPFDPEGLLSSLMAIVTCFIGLHYGHIIVHFKDHKVRIQQWLVPSSCLVLLGVTCDCLGMHANKVLYSFSYMCITAGSAGFLFTAVYMMVDVWGYRHWTTILKWMGTNALLIYILVSCNILPVLLQGFYWRRPENNILTVIGVGPKK, encoded by the exons atgggATCTTATCAACTAATTAGAGAGAAGAAAGATGCAAGATTAAGATGGGATCCACAACAATTACAACTAGGGGATATTATAGTTGAAGGAGAAGGGAAGAATTTATCTCCTAGGATTGAGGTTATTACTAGTGATGCAACAAGTAATTTAGAGAAATCACCCATATCTCCTTTGTCTACATTGCCTAAATCCATTGGTGATCATGGTGGACCTCATTCTCATAGGTCTAAGACTGGAGGAGGGAGTGGTCGTCTTCTTTCTCTTGACATTTTTCGCGGTATCACTGTTGCG TTAATGATATTTGTGGAATACGCTGGTGGAATTTATCCTGCTATCAATCATTCACCATGGGATGGTATAACCCTGGCAGATTTTGTCATGCCATTTTTCCTCTTCATTGTTGGAGTGTCGCTTGCACTTGGGTACAAG AACATACCCTGCAGACTGACTGCAACTGGAAAAGCAATTCACCGCGCGCTTAAGCTACTCATCCTTGGACTCTTTCTTCAAG GAGGCTATTTTCATGGTATCAAAAATCTAACTTATGGAGTGGACGTTGAGAGAATCAGATGGATGGGTATATTGCAG AGAATTGCAATATCATTTTTGTTGGCAGCAATGTGTGAAATCTGGCTCAAGGGTGATAATAAAGTCAATTCAGGACAATCTTTGTTGAAGAGATACCATCAACAATG GGCCATGGCTATAATGGTTACTGCTTTATACCTTTCTTTGTTCTACGGTTTATATGTTTCTGACTGGGAATATCAGATGCCAATGGACATATCTTCTTCAGAAGCAAAGATATTCACA GTGAAATGTGGTTTACGGGGAGACAGTGGACCAGCATGTAATGCTGTTGGAATGATTGATCGAAAAATATTGGGTATTCAACACTTATATGCAAGAGCCATTTATGGACGATCAAAA GAATGTAGTGTCAACTCCCCTAACTACGGTCCCCTTCCGGTAGATGCTCCATCATGGTGTCAAGCTCCTTTCGACCCAGAAGGACTTTTGAG CTCATTGATGGCTATTGTTACTTGCTTCATTGGTTTACATTACGGACACATCATTGTTCATTTCAAG GATCATAAAGTTAGAATTCAGCAATGGTTGGTACCATCCTCTTGTCTCGTGCTATTGGGTGTAACATGTGACTGCCTGG GGATGCACGCAAACAAGGTTTTGTACTCCTTCAGTTATATGTGTATTACTGCTGGCTCTGCTGGCTTTCTCTTCACTGCAGTCTATATGATG GTTGATGTGTGGGGCTATAGACACTGGACCACAATACTGAAATGGATGGGAACAAACGCGTTGCTGATTTACATTCTTGTATCGTGCAACATCCTGCCTGTTCTTTTGCAGGGATTCTACTGGAGGCGGCCTGAAAACAACATT CTCACGGTGATTGGTGTCGGACCTAAGAAGTAA
- the LOC101260989 gene encoding xyloglucan endotransglucosylase protein 2-like — MGFKWTMMLVLCVLIGGSMGAKPNKPIDVPFGRNYEPSWAFDHIKYLNGGSEIQLSLDNRTGTGFQSKGSYLFGHFAMHIKMVAGDSAGTVTAFYLSSQNSEHDEIDFEFLGNKTGEPYILQTNVYTGGKGDKEQRIYLWFDPTKDYHTYSVLWNLHQIVFFVDEYPIRVFKNNKNLGVKFPFDQSMKIYSSLWEADDWATRGGLEKIDWSNAPFVASYKGFHIDGCESSVNAKFCANQGKSWWDQKEFQDLDKTQWRLLRRVRDKYTIYNYCTDKKRFSTTPIECKRNRDVPRNSRKEN, encoded by the exons ATGGGCTTCAAATGGACGATGATGTTGGTGTTGTGTGTGTTAATAGGAGGATCAATGGGAGCTAAGCCCAATAAGCCAATTGATGTCCCATTTGGAAGAAATTATGAACCTAGTTGGGCTTTTGATcacatcaaatatttgaatggtGGCTCTGAGATCCAGCTCTCCCTCGATAACCGCACcg GCACTGGTTTTCAGTCAAAAGGATCTTACCTATTTGGGCACTTTGCTATGCACATAAAGATGGTTGCTGGTGATTCTGCAGGCACTGTCACTGCTTTCTAT TTGTCTTCTCAAAATTCAGAACATGATGAAATAGACTTCGAGTTCTTGGGGAATAAAACAGGAGAACCATACATTTTACAAACAAATGTATACACAGGAGGGAAAGGTGACAAAGAGCAAAGGATTTACTTATGGTTTGATCCAACAAAAGATTATCACACTTACTCTGTCTTGTGGAATCTTCATCAAATTGT ATTTTTTGTGGATGAGTATCCCATAAGAGTGTTCAAGAACAACAAGAACTTAGGTGTCAAATTCCCATTTGACCAATCAATGAAGATATACTCAAGTCTATGGGAAGCAGATGATTGGGCAACAAGAGGTGGACTTGAGAAAATTGATTGGTCAAATGCACCCTTTGTTGCCTCATACAAAGGCTTTCACATTGATGGTTGTGAATCTTCTGTCAATGCCAAATTTTGTGCCAATCAAGGCAAGAGTTGGTGGGATCAAAAGGAATTTCAAGATTTGGACAAAACTCAATGGAGGCTTTTGAGAAGAGTTAGGGacaaatatacaatttataaCTATTGTACTGATAAAAAGAGGTTCTCTACAACGCCAATAGAGtgtaagaggaatagagatgtTCCAAGGAATTCAAGAAAGGAAAATTAA